A stretch of Astyanax mexicanus isolate ESR-SI-001 chromosome 21, AstMex3_surface, whole genome shotgun sequence DNA encodes these proteins:
- the tekt4 gene encoding tektin-4 — translation MSSQVLAPRFDPTTVPDRELPVAPSAGLATAGFRSAKYSPREWQENNSATLQRALTDHQHAQRVLRASRALSAEAAAGTQDAQSRGTLLLGARLQDVHSRRTELQRGAERLQAETELLQDHKRRLEKALLTTDLPLTISTDNLTCRENRFGPDLVQDPVEEELLKEVELIRNVQALLKKTLQQAVDQIRLNREAKQTLELDWSDKHEAYILDDQCGRYGNRSTDTQHHPSSARLHDQVCDERAWLKFTQVNLEEAERQYRCSVSLRELCDRVLQETAEDLRAQCAVVDQSFNQRCLELSQAKNQLELQLQRVLDEIGSQERNISTLQQAVYDKDAPLRVAQSRLHYRAQRPNMELCRDQPQISLESEVEQISGSVGVLQQQLSEARQSLAQLEESRLMLEKNISCKTNSLFIDRDKCLTHRTRYPTVLTLSGY, via the exons ATGTCCTCTCAGGTGCTCGCGCCCCGGTTCGACCCCACCACCGTCCCGGACCGGGAGCTGCCCGTGGCTCCGTCCGCCGGTCTCGCCACCGCGGGCTTCCGCTCCGCCAAGTACTCCCCGCGCGAGTGGCAGGAGAACAACTCGGCCACGCTGCAGCGCGCGCTCACCGACCATCAGCACGCGCAGCGCGTCCTCCGCGCCTCCCGCGCGCTCTCGGCCGAGGCGGCGGCGGGGACGCAGGACGCGCAGAGCCGCGGGACGCTGCTGCTGGGAGCCCGGCTGCAGGACGTGCACTCCCGCAGGACGGAGCTGCAGCGCGGCGCGGAGCGGCTGCAGGCGGAGACGGAGCTCCTGCAGGACCACAAGAGGAGGCTGGAGAAAGCCCTGCTGACCACCGACCTGCCCCTCACCATCTCCACTGATAACCTGACCTGCAGGGAGAACCGGTTCGGTCCAGATCTGGTCCAGGACCCGGTGGAGGAGGAGCTTCTGAAG GAAGTTGAACTCATCAGAAATGTTCAGGCTCTGCTGAAGAAAACCCTGCAACAAGCTGTTGATCAGATCAG GTTGAACAGGGAGGCTAAGCAGACTCTTGAGCTTGACTGGTCGGATAAACACGAGGCCTACATCCTGGATGACCAGTGCGGTCGCTATGGCAACAGGAGCACCGACACCCAGCACCACCCAAGCTCAGCCAGACTGCATGACCA GGTGTGTGATGAGAGGGCGTGGCTGAAGTTTACTCAGGTGAATCTGGAGGAGGCGGAGCGTCAGTACAGGTGCAGTGTGTCTCTGCGGGAGCTGTGTGATCGGGTTCTGCAGGAGACGGCGGAGGACCTGAGGGCCCAGTGCGCCGTGGTGGACCAGAGCTTCAACCAGCGCTGCCTGGAGCTCAGCCAGGCCAAGAACCAGCTGGAGCTGCAGCTACAgagg gtgcTGGATGAGATCGGGTCTCAGGAGCGTAATATCAGCACTCTGCAGCAGGCTGTGTACGATAAGGACGCTCCGCTACGAGTGGCCCAGTCCAGACTGCACTACAGAGCACAGAGACCCAACATGGAGCTGTGCAGAGACCAGCCGCAgatcag tctggAGAGTGAGGTGGAGCAGATCTCGGGCAGTGTTGGGGTTCTGCAGCAGCAGCTGAGTGAGGCTCGGCAGTCTCTGGCTCAGCTGGAGGAGAGCAGACTGATGCTGGAGAAGAACATCAGCTGTAAAACCAACTCGCTCTTCATCGACCGAGACAAGTGCCTCACACACCGCACCCGCTACCCCACCGTCCTCACACTGTCCGGATactaa